A window of Castanea sativa cultivar Marrone di Chiusa Pesio chromosome 1, ASM4071231v1 contains these coding sequences:
- the LOC142630602 gene encoding protein GLUTAMINE DUMPER 6-like yields MPLSPSSSATGAQLWKSPVPYLFGSLAITLLLIAVALIILVCSYKKRASNSPGEDEEMPAMKMMNNTVVDGEPKIVVIMAGDDKPTYLAKPVVTASSTCHCDCEQL; encoded by the coding sequence ATGCCTTTATCACCGTCATCATCAGCCACCGGAGCCCAACTATGGAAGTCTCCAGTGCCATATCTCTTTGGCAGCTTGGCTATAACATTGTTACTAATCGCTGTGGCATTGATAATCTTAGTGTGTTCGTACAAGAAAAGAGCCTCTAACTCACCAGGTGAAGACGAGGAAATGCCAGCAATGAAGATGATGAACAACACGGTCGTTGATGGTGAGCCAAAGATTGTTGTCATTATGGCTGGGGATGACAAGCCCACATACTTAGCTAAACCAGTTGTCACTGCATCTTCAACTTGCCACTGTGACTGTGAGCAACTCTAG
- the LOC142630594 gene encoding uncharacterized protein LOC142630594 — protein MSNAVRFAKGSRLLDYCPGATQVVVVDQLLQNRQDLISLLKQNLVSAQARMKFQADLHRVEKSFNVGDWVYLKLQPYSFSVSCLKLKLGSNVVPVPTLPLVTSVGVLNPKPVALLQHRSKQLRSRTITKVLVQWYGQSPKDATWESLYNLQQQFPHLVDKVL, from the exons ATGTCCAATGCTGTGAGGTTTGCCAAAGGGTCAAG GTTGTTGGACTATTGTCCTGGTGCTACCCAAGTGGTAGTTGTGGACCAATTACTGCAGAACAGACAGGACCTCATTTCCTTGCTTAAACAGAATTTGGTTTCTGCTCAAGCTAGAATGAAATTTCAGGCTGATCTACATAGAgttgaaaaaagttttaatgTTGGTGATTGGGTTTATTTGAAGCTCCAGCCTTATAG TTTTTCTGTGTCATGCTTGAAACTTAAGTTGGGTTCAAATGTGGTTCCAGTCCCAACTCTTCCTCTTGTTACTTCAGTTGGTGTCCTTAATCCTAAACCAGTTGCACTCCTTCAACACAGGTCTAAGCAGCTAAGATCTAGGACTATCACTAAAGTATTGGTTCAGTGGTATGGTCAATCTCCAAAGGATGCTACTTGGGAGTCACTCTACAACCTGCAACAACAGTTTCCTCACCTTGTGGACAAGGTTTTGTGA